In a single window of the Xiphophorus couchianus chromosome 10, X_couchianus-1.0, whole genome shotgun sequence genome:
- the LOC114151765 gene encoding 5-hydroxytryptamine receptor 3A-like, whose amino-acid sequence MQTQLEWLFVSMMVTNETVNHFGFNQTMIIYTINMKRRSLLYIANFLLPVFFFLCLDFGSFLMSDTGGEKVGFKITLLLSVTVMQLILNDILPCSSDRIPLTGREDFSSQLHHQHADEDAFLSPVAYCIGIFSLMLVSLLETILVIHLIGKDEQEEEKQRENDSREEKGCFTVVKKQSRLPSVENMPSPNKEGSTSRNTDVSHTIEKISEELGESRKTITLLCSRSQDKKPGYWTGVAQKINKVFAFIYIISAILFLLTIAIMWYPPHVQK is encoded by the exons ATGCAAACGCAGTTAGAGTGGCTGTTTGTCAGCATGATGGTCACAAACGAAACTGTCAACCACTTTGGCTTCAACCAAACAATGATTATCTACACT ATAAACATGAAGAGGAGGTCTCTCCTCTATATTGCAAACTTCTTGCTGccggttttcttcttcttgtgccTGGACTTCGGCTCCTTCCTGATGTCAGACACCGGTGGAGAAAAAGTTGGCTTTAAGATCACATTGCTGCTTTCAGTCACAGTGATGCAGCTCATCCTCAACGACATTCTGCCCTGTTCATCAGACCGGATTCCCCTCACAGGTAGAGAAGATTTTAGTTCCCAGCTGCATCACCAACATGCTGATGAAGATGCTTTTCTTTCACCAGTGGCGTACTGCATTGGGATTTTCTCTCTTATGTTGGTAAGTCTCTTAGAGACAATTTTGGTGATTCATCTGATTGGTAAAGATGAACAAGAGGAAGAGAAGCAAAGAGAGAATGATAGTCGGGAGGAGAAAGGCTGTTTCACAG TGGTAAAGAAACAGAGCCGCTTACCATCGGTTGAAAACATGCCATCTCCGAACAAAGAG GGCAGCACAAGCAGAAATACAGATGTGTCCCACACAATAGAGAAGATTTCAGAGGAGCTTGgagaaagcaggaaaacaatAACTCTCCTCTGCAGCAGAAGTCAAGATAAGAAACCAGGCTACTGGACGGGAGTGGCTCAAAAAATCAACAAggtgtttgcttttatttacatcatatcagccatcttgtttttgttaactATTGCTATAATGTGGTATCCTCCTCATGTCCAGAAATAA